The Methylocystis bryophila genome contains the following window.
ACATCCTTCGCGCGAGACATTTCGCCGCGATCGGACTTTTCGATCGCCTGGTCGAGAAAATCCGCAAAAGCCGCAATCTTGCGCAGAGGTTCTTGCAGGTCGTGCGAAGCGACATAGGCGAACTGCGCCAGGCGCTCGTTCGCCCGCTCCAATTCCGAGGCGCGGCGCGCGAGGGCGGCTTCGGCCTCCCGCCGCGCGCTGATGTCGAGCACCGTCGCAAGCACGAAAGTTTCGCTCACTGTCTCGATCGGCGTCAGTCCGATCTCAACCGGAAATTCCGTTCCTCCCCGCCTGACGGCGCGTAGATCGCGGCCGAGACCCATGGCGCGCTTGCTCGGATTGCGGAAAAAGTCACGATGCAGTTGGGTGTGGTGATTGCGCAGATTTTGGGGAATGAGCGAGTTTAGAGGCATTCCCACGAGCTCGGTCGCCTCGTAGCCGAACACGCGCACGGCTTCGGCGTTGGCGAAGCGGATGCGGCCTTCAACATCGGCTACAATAATCGCCGCCGGCGCTGCCTCGATCGTCAGACGAAACAGCTCGTCGTCCTCTTTGAGAAGGTCCACCGTCAACCCTTGTCCTCCTGCTTTCAGGTTCTAAGTGGGCGCTAAGTGAACGGTCAGCAAGCCGTTTCCAGCGTCGAGGGCGCTTCGCCGCTCGCGCGGTTGTGAGGAAAGAGGGATCATATGGCGCCAGCTCCGAGCGGGCAAAGGTTGTGTCGACTCCTGCTGGTCGAGGATGACGAGGATGACGTGTTTCTGTTGGAGCGCGCCATGGATTGTGTTCGTAACAAGCTGGAGATCGATATCGAGTGCGACCACGTCGAGAACGGACTCGAAGGACTCTATCAAGTGTCGAAGGAGGACCTCACGGATAAACTTCCCGACGCCATCGTTCTTGATCTCAACATGCCTCGTCTTGGCGGCGTCAAGTTCCTAAAAGCATTACGCCAGTCTTTTCTACTGAAGGATCTGCCAATTTTTGTGCTGACGACGACGACATCGATCGCAATTCATGAGGAGGCGATGCGCGCCGGCGCCGACAAGGTCTACGTCAAACCCAATGACGCCGAAGCTTTGGTGGCGATCGCGGGAGAGATCATCGCAGCCTGCTGCGTCGCTCAGACGAATCGCCTTCAAGCCAGCTGACGCCGTGGCCACCGGGAGCCGGAGCGGCGTGTAGCGGGACAGCCGGGGTGCGAGATGCCGCCGCTCGATCTAAACGATTCTGGCGATCCTGCTCCTCGGTCCCTCGGTCGGCTCCATGAGCCTGTCGGAAGCGAGCCGCGCCGGCGGGCGGAGGCGCAGGCGACGCTTGTTGAAACCAATGTGCCCGCGCGGCTCGACGCATTGCCGTGGAGCCGCTTTCACAGCCTGGTCGTTGTCGCTCTCGGCGTGACCTGGATTCTTGACGGGCTCGAGGTGACCTTGGCCGGAGCCGTGGCCGGGGTTCTTACGCAAAGCGTCGGGCTCGGCCTGACCGCCTCGGAAGTCGGTCTGGCGGGCGCCGCCTATCTTTGCGGAGCCGTCCTCGGCGCGCTCGCCTTCGGGTGGATGACCGACAGGCTCGGGCGACGAAAGCTGTTCTTCATCACCTT
Protein-coding sequences here:
- a CDS encoding response regulator translates to MAPAPSGQRLCRLLLVEDDEDDVFLLERAMDCVRNKLEIDIECDHVENGLEGLYQVSKEDLTDKLPDAIVLDLNMPRLGGVKFLKALRQSFLLKDLPIFVLTTTTSIAIHEEAMRAGADKVYVKPNDAEALVAIAGEIIAACCVAQTNRLQAS